One genomic segment of Mycolicibacterium psychrotolerans includes these proteins:
- a CDS encoding sensor histidine kinase, with protein MNDARSPIKRPPRLALSNWPVRAKVLAIVLVPLLLACAFGGLRISASATAARDLRVAATRADMVPAVADYMAALEGVLASATDGGDVPAALTAFGDRSSALRSRLDGTEVDDAVRLATNTLLDYGKDLVDKTTGGGNAIDLRTRVMTYAPLPITAETAITGLVSGDDDTVRSAGEALARAVGARGQMTMQQMLVDRGGELPEPELRSSMITLAGTEPSTVSAMGAYLGGSSDPAASLRSEMVKRMSLLSDPGVALVGNPDLLSSQLITRGIADGVIAETSRTIPATVEDQAAAARTAALRDAVLVGAAIVVALLIVAVVARSLIRPLRTLRTSALKVAHEDLAREVEQVRADGKTPPVQPIGVHTSEEIGQVAHAVDELHEQAVLLAGEQARLQMQVTDMFETLSRRNRSLVDQQLALIDRLESNEQDPDRLDSLFRLDHLAARMRRNGANLMVLAGARIPRDLAEPVPVVALVNAAASEVEDYTRITADHLPDSAVTGAAAGDLMHLLAELFDNALRYSPPATQVRVSAVHTGNGGLVLEIADTGLGMTESDLRVANTRLQSGGEVNPYTARHMGLFVVGRLAAQHGLVVRLRSTVSGQRGAGTTAGVYVPAELLVAAAPPPSAGPAPVSVPVEPVVVAAPVIESAPEPAPAGLLPQRRPGASGIAEPAPAPPEPRPESARSDVAAFFAPRQAATNAESRHARHAKEDSTDDDAIYQKMLSEWLVDPHELSQSTDLNWESVWDHGWSAAAAAENAPVLDHTVEGLPVRRPGARLVPGAPDDAGNGSGAHAARDPDAVRAGIVNHFGGVQAGRLRAQQERGAPDE; from the coding sequence GCCGGTCCGCGCGAAGGTCCTGGCCATCGTGCTGGTACCGCTGCTGCTGGCGTGCGCCTTCGGTGGCCTGCGCATCTCCGCGTCGGCGACCGCCGCCCGGGACCTGCGTGTCGCGGCCACCCGCGCCGACATGGTTCCCGCGGTCGCCGACTACATGGCGGCGCTGGAGGGCGTGCTGGCGTCGGCCACCGACGGGGGTGACGTCCCGGCGGCGCTGACAGCGTTCGGCGACCGCAGCTCGGCGCTTCGCAGCCGACTGGACGGCACCGAGGTCGACGACGCCGTGCGGCTGGCCACCAACACACTGCTCGATTACGGCAAGGATCTGGTCGACAAGACCACCGGCGGCGGCAACGCGATCGATCTGCGCACCCGGGTGATGACCTACGCGCCGCTGCCGATCACCGCAGAGACCGCGATCACCGGCCTGGTCTCCGGCGACGACGACACGGTGCGCTCGGCGGGGGAGGCGCTCGCGCGCGCGGTGGGCGCCCGCGGCCAGATGACGATGCAGCAGATGCTCGTCGACCGCGGCGGCGAACTGCCCGAACCCGAACTGCGGTCCTCGATGATCACGCTCGCCGGTACGGAACCGTCGACCGTGTCGGCGATGGGCGCCTACCTCGGCGGCTCGTCCGACCCGGCAGCATCGCTGCGTTCGGAGATGGTCAAGCGCATGTCGCTGCTGTCCGATCCCGGCGTGGCGCTCGTCGGCAACCCGGACCTGCTGTCGTCGCAACTGATCACCCGCGGCATCGCCGACGGCGTGATCGCCGAGACCTCCCGGACCATCCCGGCGACCGTCGAGGACCAGGCCGCCGCCGCCCGCACCGCCGCGCTGCGGGACGCCGTGCTGGTCGGGGCCGCCATCGTGGTCGCGCTGCTGATCGTTGCCGTGGTGGCGCGCTCGCTGATCCGGCCGCTGCGCACGCTGCGCACCAGCGCGCTGAAGGTGGCCCACGAGGACCTGGCCCGTGAGGTCGAGCAGGTCCGCGCCGACGGCAAGACCCCGCCCGTGCAGCCGATCGGCGTGCACACCTCCGAGGAGATCGGCCAGGTGGCCCACGCCGTCGACGAACTGCACGAGCAGGCCGTCCTGCTCGCCGGCGAGCAGGCCCGGCTGCAGATGCAGGTCACCGACATGTTCGAGACGCTGTCGCGGCGCAACCGGTCCCTGGTCGACCAGCAGCTCGCGCTGATCGACCGGCTGGAGAGCAACGAGCAGGACCCCGACCGGCTCGACAGCCTGTTCCGCCTCGACCACCTGGCGGCGCGGATGCGGCGCAACGGCGCCAACCTGATGGTGCTCGCCGGGGCGCGCATCCCGCGCGACTTGGCCGAGCCGGTGCCCGTCGTGGCGCTGGTCAACGCCGCGGCGTCCGAGGTGGAGGACTACACCAGGATCACCGCTGATCACCTGCCCGACAGCGCGGTCACCGGTGCCGCCGCCGGCGATCTGATGCATCTGCTGGCCGAACTGTTCGACAACGCGCTGCGCTATTCGCCGCCGGCGACGCAGGTTCGGGTGTCGGCCGTGCACACCGGCAACGGGGGCCTCGTGCTGGAGATCGCCGATACCGGCCTGGGCATGACCGAATCCGATCTGCGGGTCGCCAACACGCGACTGCAGTCCGGCGGTGAGGTCAATCCGTACACCGCGCGACACATGGGGTTGTTCGTGGTGGGCCGGCTCGCCGCTCAGCACGGGTTGGTGGTCCGGCTGCGCAGCACGGTGTCGGGTCAGCGCGGCGCTGGGACCACGGCCGGCGTCTACGTCCCGGCCGAGCTGCTGGTCGCCGCGGCCCCGCCGCCATCGGCCGGGCCGGCGCCGGTGTCGGTGCCGGTGGAACCCGTGGTCGTCGCCGCGCCGGTGATCGAATCGGCACCCGAGCCGGCTCCGGCAGGTCTGCTGCCCCAGCGCAGGCCAGGGGCCAGCGGCATCGCCGAGCCCGCGCCGGCACCGCCCGAACCGCGTCCCGAGTCTGCACGTTCCGACGTCGCCGCGTTCTTCGCGCCGCGTCAGGCCGCGACCAACGCAGAGTCCCGCCACGCCCGGCACGCGAAAGAGGACAGCACCGACGACGACGCGATCTATCAGAAGATGCTTTCGGAATGGCTGGTCGACCCGCACGAGCTGTCCCAGAGCACCGATCTGAACTGGGAGTCGGTGTGGGATCACGGATGGTCGGCGGCAGCCGCCGCGGAGAACGCACCGGTGCTCGACCACACGGTCGAGGGTCTGCCGGTGCGCCGGCCGGGCGCTCGGCTGGTGCCCGGCGCGCCCGATGATGCCGGCAACGGTTCTGGTGCACATGCCGCCCGGGATCCCGACGCCGTGCGCGCGGGGATCGTCAACCACTTCGGCGGGGTGCAGGCCGGACGCCTGCGGGCGCAACAGGAGCGGGGGGCCCCTGATGAGTGA